Proteins from one Desulfonema limicola genomic window:
- a CDS encoding long-chain-fatty-acid--CoA ligase, whose amino-acid sequence MDREIKYEDKPWLGNYEAYVKENLNYEEICLPRFLDRSVEKFPDKTALIFQGCKITYKQAGDMVDRFAACLIDFGIQKGDSVAILLPNVIPCVICYFAILKIGGIAVMNNPLYSDRELEHQFNDSGSKALITLDLLGNRMIDLRAKTRIKQIIYTSIGDYLPFPKNLLFPFVGKKKKLAAGVKNAQDVYKWKDMIKKYPPVILDIELNFDDTAMFQYTGGTTGVSKGVMLTHANLSKQVQQLAGWFPAFKSGEEIMLGALPFFHVFGLSTAMNFAVYMGWGNVLVPKPQPDPLIEAISKYKPTFAPLVPTMYIGLINHPDIKNADLSSIKGCFSGSAPLPLEVIKEFETKTGSTIVEGYGLTETTPVTHINPFNKEKRKIGSIGLPVSDTLCRIVSIEDGKTDLPVGEPGELLVKGPQVMKGYWNKPEDTAETITSDRWLHTGDIATMDKDGFFYIVDRKKDLIISGGYNVYPRDVDEVFFEHPKVQEACSVGVPHPSRGEAVKVFVVLKEGEKAESEELMEYCRGKLAKYKWPVEIEFRSDLPKTNVGKILRKDLRAEELAKRK is encoded by the coding sequence ATGGATAGAGAAATTAAATATGAGGATAAACCGTGGCTTGGAAATTATGAAGCTTATGTTAAGGAAAACTTAAACTATGAAGAAATCTGTCTTCCCCGTTTTTTAGACAGGAGTGTTGAAAAATTTCCAGATAAAACAGCTCTGATTTTTCAGGGCTGTAAAATCACATACAAACAGGCTGGGGACATGGTTGACAGGTTTGCTGCATGTCTGATTGATTTTGGCATACAAAAAGGCGACAGTGTGGCAATTCTGCTGCCAAATGTGATTCCCTGCGTGATCTGCTATTTTGCCATCTTAAAAATAGGCGGGATTGCTGTTATGAATAATCCCTTATATTCAGACCGGGAACTGGAACACCAGTTTAATGATTCAGGTTCAAAGGCTTTGATTACCCTGGATCTTCTGGGCAACCGCATGATTGATCTTCGTGCTAAAACCAGGATAAAACAAATTATTTATACCTCAATTGGTGATTACCTTCCTTTTCCTAAAAATTTACTTTTTCCTTTTGTCGGCAAAAAAAAGAAACTGGCAGCAGGTGTCAAAAATGCTCAGGATGTTTATAAATGGAAGGATATGATAAAAAAATATCCTCCCGTCATTCTTGATATTGAACTGAATTTTGATGATACAGCCATGTTTCAATATACAGGAGGTACAACAGGTGTGTCAAAAGGGGTTATGCTTACCCATGCCAATTTAAGTAAACAGGTTCAGCAGTTAGCAGGATGGTTTCCTGCATTTAAATCTGGTGAAGAGATAATGCTTGGTGCCCTGCCTTTTTTTCATGTATTCGGACTTTCAACAGCCATGAATTTTGCTGTTTATATGGGATGGGGCAATGTCCTGGTTCCCAAACCCCAGCCTGATCCTTTGATTGAAGCCATATCAAAATATAAACCCACTTTTGCGCCTTTGGTTCCAACCATGTATATTGGGCTGATAAATCATCCTGACATTAAAAATGCTGATCTCAGTTCCATAAAAGGATGTTTTTCAGGCAGTGCCCCCCTTCCCCTGGAAGTTATCAAGGAATTTGAAACCAAGACCGGTTCAACCATTGTTGAAGGCTATGGATTAACTGAAACAACCCCTGTAACCCATATAAATCCATTTAATAAGGAAAAACGAAAAATCGGCAGTATCGGGCTTCCAGTTTCTGATACCTTGTGCCGGATTGTCAGTATTGAAGACGGTAAGACCGACCTGCCTGTTGGAGAACCAGGGGAACTTCTTGTTAAAGGCCCCCAGGTCATGAAAGGTTATTGGAATAAACCTGAAGATACAGCAGAGACCATTACTTCTGACAGATGGCTGCATACCGGAGATATTGCAACCATGGATAAAGATGGATTTTTCTATATTGTTGACCGGAAGAAGGATTTGATAATCTCAGGCGGTTACAATGTTTATCCCAGGGATGTTGACGAGGTTTTCTTTGAACATCCAAAAGTTCAGGAAGCATGTTCCGTTGGTGTTCCCCATCCAAGCAGGGGTGAAGCTGTTAAGGTGTTTGTAGTTCTTAAAGAAGGTGAAAAAGCAGAATCAGAAGAATTAATGGAATATTGCAGGGGAAAACTGGCAAAATATAAATGGCCTGTTGAAATAGAATTCAGAAGCGATCTGCCAAAAACAAATGTAGGTAAAATTTTAAGAAAAGATCTAAGGGCTGAGGAACTGGCAAAAAGGAAATAA
- a CDS encoding acyl-CoA dehydrogenase — protein MAQVIADRRDIDFVLHEQLEVGNLSKSSKFAEFTKKTVDLIINEARNLAVKELLPLNKVGDEEGCKFEAGKVIVPESFQRVYDLFCEGEWLAMTEDPQWGGQGMPRTVALAASDYFNGANYPFIMYPGLTHGAGKLVESFGTDEQKKIFLKNMYTGKWTGTMLLTEPEAGSDVGALATTAVRNDDGTYSISGNKIFISSGEHDMVENIIHPVLARIEGAPEGTRGISLFLVPKFRVNKDGSLGEFNDVVCTGIEHKMGIHGNATCSLTLGGKGNCIGTLLGEENKGMKAMFLMMNEARALVGQQGFGCASASYLNALNYARQRVQGKHLLKMMDADAPNVPIIQHPDVRRMLIKMKSLIEGMRSLIYYHGNLDDLKNITDNADEKAKYQGMMELLTPIIKGYITDRAFDVCSEGIQVYGGYGFISEYPQEQLLRDCKITQIYEGTNGIQAMDLLGRKLGMNKGKPVMDLLGEMNKTIAAAKEAGLDDFAADFQAVVNKLGEVGMHMGTTAMSPKVLNAFAFAHPFMEVTGDVAVAWMLLWRASIAAQNMEKAKKKDQVFYEGQLKSAEYFIKAVLPVTLGKMNAILNNNGAAIDISEDAFGGK, from the coding sequence ATGGCACAGGTTATTGCAGACCGCAGGGATATAGACTTTGTTCTTCATGAGCAGCTTGAAGTTGGAAATTTAAGCAAGAGCAGCAAATTTGCTGAATTCACAAAAAAAACAGTAGATCTTATTATTAATGAAGCCAGAAATCTGGCAGTTAAAGAACTTCTTCCTCTTAATAAGGTAGGTGATGAAGAAGGGTGTAAATTTGAAGCAGGCAAAGTAATAGTTCCTGAATCATTTCAGAGAGTTTATGATCTTTTTTGTGAAGGTGAATGGCTTGCCATGACCGAAGATCCCCAGTGGGGAGGCCAGGGAATGCCAAGAACTGTTGCTCTGGCTGCCAGTGATTATTTTAATGGTGCCAACTATCCTTTTATCATGTATCCAGGCTTAACCCATGGAGCAGGAAAACTGGTTGAATCCTTTGGTACTGATGAGCAGAAAAAAATATTTTTAAAAAACATGTACACTGGTAAATGGACAGGAACCATGCTCCTTACAGAACCTGAAGCTGGTTCAGATGTTGGTGCCCTGGCTACAACAGCAGTAAGAAATGATGACGGCACATACTCTATAAGCGGAAACAAAATCTTTATATCCAGCGGCGAACATGATATGGTTGAAAACATTATCCATCCTGTGCTTGCCCGTATTGAAGGTGCCCCTGAAGGAACAAGGGGAATTTCTCTTTTCCTGGTTCCCAAGTTCAGGGTAAACAAAGACGGCAGTCTTGGAGAATTTAATGATGTGGTCTGCACAGGGATTGAGCATAAAATGGGAATCCATGGAAATGCTACATGTTCACTGACTCTGGGAGGAAAAGGCAATTGTATTGGAACCCTTCTTGGCGAAGAAAACAAAGGCATGAAAGCCATGTTTTTAATGATGAACGAAGCCCGCGCCCTGGTAGGCCAGCAGGGTTTTGGCTGTGCATCTGCTTCATATCTGAATGCCCTTAACTATGCCAGACAGAGGGTGCAGGGAAAACATCTTTTGAAAATGATGGATGCTGACGCACCTAATGTACCTATTATCCAGCATCCTGATGTACGCCGGATGCTTATTAAAATGAAAAGCCTGATAGAAGGTATGAGAAGCCTTATTTATTATCACGGAAACCTTGATGATTTAAAAAATATTACAGATAATGCAGATGAAAAAGCAAAATATCAGGGTATGATGGAACTGCTCACACCTATTATTAAAGGCTATATAACAGACCGTGCTTTTGATGTGTGCAGTGAGGGTATCCAGGTATATGGAGGATATGGATTTATCAGTGAATATCCTCAAGAACAGCTTCTCAGGGACTGCAAGATCACCCAGATTTATGAAGGAACCAACGGTATCCAGGCTATGGATCTTTTGGGAAGAAAACTCGGCATGAACAAGGGTAAACCTGTTATGGATCTTCTCGGTGAAATGAATAAAACCATTGCAGCAGCCAAAGAAGCAGGACTTGATGATTTTGCAGCAGATTTTCAGGCTGTTGTCAACAAACTCGGAGAGGTCGGTATGCACATGGGTACAACTGCCATGTCTCCCAAAGTACTCAATGCTTTTGCTTTTGCCCATCCTTTTATGGAAGTAACAGGTGATGTTGCTGTTGCCTGGATGCTCCTCTGGAGAGCTTCCATTGCTGCTCAAAACATGGAAAAAGCCAAGAAAAAAGACCAGGTTTTTTATGAAGGACAGCTCAAAAGTGCTGAATATTTTATTAAAGCCGTACTGCCTGTTACTCTTGGAAAAATGAATGCTATCTTGAATAATAACGGTGCTGCAATTGATATTTCTGAAGATGCTTTTGGCGGAAAATAA
- a CDS encoding TetR/AcrR family transcriptional regulator, with product MNEYSFIKSKRRFVISTKAKTGEKYHRILEAAVSVFAKQGFYQTTISQIAREAGVADGTIYLYFKNKDDILVQFFTYKAKQVFAGFRKEVDKAGNAIDKLRNLVHRHLEEFQKDRNMAVVYQSLTHQHLDIVEDNIREMSKMYLDIVADIVERGQEEGAMRRDLYLGLVKRFILGSVESAINTWLYSKRKYDLVSMTDPLIDLFVRGIGNYEQQ from the coding sequence ATGAATGAATACTCATTCATTAAATCTAAACGGAGGTTTGTTATCAGTACAAAAGCCAAAACAGGTGAGAAGTACCACCGTATTCTTGAAGCGGCTGTAAGCGTATTTGCAAAACAGGGCTTTTATCAGACGACTATCTCGCAGATTGCCAGAGAAGCAGGTGTTGCAGACGGAACCATATATCTTTACTTTAAAAACAAGGACGATATCCTGGTCCAGTTTTTTACCTATAAAGCAAAACAGGTTTTTGCCGGTTTCAGGAAAGAGGTTGACAAGGCCGGTAATGCTATTGACAAACTTCGAAACCTGGTTCACCGTCATCTGGAGGAATTCCAAAAAGACAGAAACATGGCTGTGGTCTATCAGTCTCTTACACATCAGCATCTTGATATAGTTGAGGATAATATTCGTGAAATGTCAAAAATGTACCTGGATATTGTAGCAGATATAGTGGAAAGGGGACAGGAAGAAGGAGCCATGCGAAGGGATCTTTACCTGGGACTGGTAAAAAGATTCATACTGGGTTCAGTTGAATCAGCAATAAATACATGGCTGTATTCTAAAAGAAAATATGATCTGGTTTCCATGACAGATCCCCTGATTGATCTTTTTGTAAGAGGGATCGGGAATTATGAACAGCAATAA
- a CDS encoding peptidylprolyl isomerase gives MTIQQLIETHISKDIKISDDDTKAYYDTNPQYFKQPEQVKASHILIKVDPGADDNVKAEARKKIEDIQKKLKQGGDFAALASELSECPSSKNGGDLGFFGKGQMVKAFEDAVFNAKPGEITDIVETQFGYHIIVVTDKKPESTTPYAEAKTKLEDVLKQEKVRESIGAYLEKLKKDSKIEIFI, from the coding sequence TTGACAATTCAGCAGCTCATAGAAACCCATATAAGCAAAGATATAAAAATATCTGATGATGATACCAAAGCATACTATGATACCAATCCCCAGTATTTTAAACAGCCTGAACAGGTTAAAGCCAGCCATATTTTGATTAAAGTTGATCCAGGCGCTGATGATAATGTAAAAGCCGAAGCTCGTAAAAAGATTGAAGATATTCAGAAAAAACTTAAACAAGGCGGAGATTTTGCAGCCCTTGCATCAGAATTGTCAGAATGCCCGAGCAGTAAAAACGGCGGAGACCTTGGATTTTTTGGAAAAGGGCAGATGGTAAAGGCTTTTGAAGATGCAGTCTTTAATGCAAAACCAGGTGAAATTACTGATATTGTTGAAACCCAGTTTGGTTATCATATCATTGTGGTAACAGATAAAAAACCCGAGTCAACAACTCCTTATGCAGAAGCTAAAACAAAACTGGAAGATGTTTTAAAACAGGAAAAAGTAAGGGAATCAATTGGAGCATATCTTGAAAAATTAAAGAAAGATTCTAAAATAGAGATATTTATCTAA
- a CDS encoding SurA N-terminal domain-containing protein → MLNEHGKNRYYKGIHIFGSNDYGFTFMGRRKKEKQENAAKVNETFITQQDLDQEMQPVIQRMSMQGQAPDEARIAEIKKKVLDNMIDRELLYQDSNKKGLKADEKRLKKNLITLRKDFLMKSNLQMHLKKWEFQKNL, encoded by the coding sequence ATGTTAAATGAGCATGGCAAAAACAGGTATTATAAAGGTATTCATATTTTTGGCAGCAATGATTATGGCTTTACCTTTATGGGCAGAAGAAAAAAAGAAAAACAGGAAAATGCGGCAAAAGTAAATGAAACATTTATAACCCAGCAGGACCTTGACCAGGAAATGCAGCCTGTTATTCAGCGTATGTCCATGCAGGGACAGGCTCCTGATGAAGCCAGGATTGCAGAAATCAAGAAAAAGGTTCTTGACAATATGATTGATAGAGAACTTCTTTATCAAGACAGTAATAAAAAAGGTTTAAAAGCTGATGAAAAAAGGTTGAAGAAGAATTTGATAACTTTAAGAAAAGATTTCCTGATGAAAAGCAATTTGCAGATGCACTTGAAAAAATGGGAATTTCAGAAAAATCTATAA
- a CDS encoding HEAT repeat domain-containing protein: MKNNIIQFHPGERIKKKASQYLQSPDLILEEKENAVPLLIEAMKYADDEDLQNIIILLAGFADQKTVIPIYELIKDPKKNETIRHIASIQFCIIAPRIPDLQPVINCLLEDINNPDPEIRMYSAIALGWEGNYQAAIPLIDLLYDPDKDVQQAAVHALSNMGDDRIFRLLKDRLEHGSPEQQKSILFNLWQFDSKKKEVSLIYLDYLNHEDPELRFDALTLLDIVADIDSYLAAYCKCLNDSMPGIRRLALERLQEIPDKIPHESYEQIENLISDPDIKVRQEAVKLYKSLKSFRLC; this comes from the coding sequence ATGAAAAACAATATTATTCAATTTCATCCTGGTGAAAGAATAAAGAAAAAAGCAAGCCAGTATCTGCAGTCCCCTGACCTTATCTTAGAGGAAAAGGAAAATGCAGTACCATTGCTTATTGAAGCTATGAAATATGCAGATGACGAGGATTTGCAGAATATTATCATTTTGCTGGCAGGATTTGCAGATCAAAAAACCGTGATTCCCATCTATGAGCTTATAAAAGATCCTAAAAAAAATGAAACTATCAGGCATATAGCTTCTATACAATTTTGTATTATTGCACCCCGTATTCCTGACTTGCAGCCTGTCATTAACTGCCTGCTTGAAGATATAAACAACCCTGATCCTGAAATAAGAATGTATTCAGCAATTGCCCTGGGCTGGGAAGGAAATTATCAGGCAGCCATACCCCTTATTGATCTTCTTTATGATCCTGACAAAGATGTTCAGCAGGCAGCAGTTCATGCACTTTCAAATATGGGGGACGACCGTATATTCAGGCTGCTCAAAGACAGGCTTGAACATGGCTCTCCTGAACAGCAGAAAAGCATTTTATTTAATCTCTGGCAGTTTGATTCTAAAAAAAAAGAAGTATCTTTAATTTATCTTGATTACTTAAATCATGAAGACCCTGAACTCCGTTTTGATGCCCTGACTCTTTTGGATATTGTTGCAGATATTGATTCATACCTGGCTGCATACTGCAAATGTCTTAATGATTCCATGCCTGGAATCCGCCGGCTGGCATTGGAAAGACTGCAGGAAATTCCTGATAAAATTCCCCATGAAAGTTATGAGCAGATTGAAAATTTAATTTCAGACCCTGATATAAAGGTAAGACAGGAAGCTGTTAAACTTTATAAATCCTTAAAAAGTTTCAGATTATGCTGA
- a CDS encoding ATP-binding protein, whose amino-acid sequence MIIKIQIIVFIILTGTAPGICDQNPGSILPKHQIRLSAEEQEWLNIHKTIRVGVANDYPPFIFYEDNTWKGTHTDYLRIVSERTGTAFEFVSDHPSVWDEKVKTGELYMFPCFETPERRAGFNLTQPFMNYEMVIITRNDMPFISSISALKGKRVASIRGGRLYDIVTGRYPEIEKYEVNSITDALKAVSESKADAVISGALLTSYLIWKHDLHNLKIGGLADLPNEKLLFAVRPDFPELAGILNKAISSITKDEYDAMLHKWFTFQVEYKPNWSQILSWVLSITGIFILILSIFLLWNQRLKEEISERKKAEALLKESEKQFREMFENHQAVMILINPENGRIINANHSAEKFYGYPRNVLEKMEIHQINQLPREKIAKKMAEAKNRKTNTLFLPHRLADGEIRNVEIHSSPIPFRGKILLFSIVHDITDRKKMEEELLKAKQAAETANCAKSAFLAGMSHELRTPLNGILGYAQILKSDPDINQRHLNGLDIIEKSGNYLLSLLNDILDLAKIESGKIELYETDFHLPGLIESVCDNIRIRAEKKGLLLINENHQLPLYVHADEKRLRQILINLLGNSVKFTEKGTIALRVKKQDKGVSFSVEDTGIGIKEEDFQKIFDPFKQAGEHKYQAQGTGLGLSITRNLVELMGGKIKISSQPGLGSTFSFKLTLPEVHIETKCQTSQVQKIMGIKGKSPKILMIDDDHFNRSIFKDLLAPLGFEIIEAGHGREGMEKLKEFKPDVIITDIIMPEMNGIEFIQHIRQSNDLKNTVIFAVSASVYQENQKNSIKAGADIFLSIPIKADHVLEQLQHFLSLEWRYDKGDENVIEEIEEEFILPSKKILKDLKYLAQTGAIRKLEKQTEKLAQSDKKFKPFANSLEPLIKNFMVEEVEVLIEKYLK is encoded by the coding sequence ATGATTATAAAAATACAGATCATTGTTTTTATTATTCTGACAGGTACAGCTCCCGGAATCTGTGATCAGAATCCTGGATCAATTTTACCAAAACATCAGATCAGGCTGAGTGCCGAAGAACAGGAATGGCTCAATATCCATAAGACCATCAGGGTCGGAGTTGCAAATGATTACCCTCCTTTTATTTTTTATGAAGACAACACATGGAAAGGAACTCATACCGACTATTTAAGGATTGTCAGCGAGCGCACAGGCACAGCCTTTGAATTTGTTTCAGATCATCCGTCTGTATGGGATGAAAAAGTCAAAACCGGGGAACTATACATGTTTCCATGTTTTGAAACTCCGGAACGTAGAGCAGGTTTTAATCTTACCCAGCCTTTTATGAATTATGAAATGGTGATTATTACCAGAAATGATATGCCTTTTATCAGCAGCATCAGTGCATTAAAAGGAAAAAGGGTGGCATCAATCAGGGGAGGCAGGCTTTACGACATAGTTACAGGCAGGTACCCTGAAATTGAAAAATATGAAGTAAACAGCATAACAGATGCCTTAAAAGCTGTTTCTGAATCAAAGGCAGATGCAGTAATCAGCGGGGCGCTTCTTACATCATATCTGATTTGGAAACACGATCTGCATAATTTAAAAATCGGGGGACTGGCAGATTTACCAAATGAAAAGCTTTTATTTGCAGTACGTCCTGATTTTCCCGAACTGGCTGGTATTCTTAACAAAGCAATTTCTTCCATTACAAAAGATGAATATGATGCCATGCTTCACAAGTGGTTTACTTTTCAAGTAGAATATAAACCAAACTGGTCTCAAATCCTGAGCTGGGTTTTGAGTATTACAGGCATTTTTATTCTTATTCTGTCAATATTCTTATTATGGAACCAGCGGTTGAAAGAAGAAATCTCTGAACGCAAAAAAGCAGAGGCACTCCTGAAAGAAAGTGAAAAACAATTCCGTGAAATGTTTGAAAATCATCAGGCTGTAATGATTTTGATTAATCCTGAAAACGGCAGGATTATAAATGCAAACCACTCTGCTGAAAAATTTTACGGATATCCCCGCAATGTTTTGGAAAAAATGGAAATTCATCAGATTAATCAATTACCCCGTGAAAAAATTGCAAAAAAAATGGCAGAGGCAAAAAACAGGAAAACCAACACCCTGTTTTTACCCCACCGCCTTGCAGATGGTGAAATCCGTAATGTGGAAATCCATTCTTCCCCTATTCCTTTCAGGGGAAAAATCCTTCTGTTTTCTATTGTTCATGACATCACCGACCGCAAAAAGATGGAAGAAGAACTCCTCAAGGCAAAACAAGCCGCAGAAACAGCCAATTGTGCTAAAAGTGCTTTTCTGGCCGGTATGAGCCATGAACTCCGCACACCCCTTAACGGCATTCTGGGATATGCCCAGATTTTAAAAAGCGATCCTGATATAAATCAAAGACATCTCAACGGACTTGATATAATAGAAAAAAGCGGCAATTATCTCCTGTCACTTCTTAACGACATTCTTGATCTGGCTAAAATTGAATCCGGCAAAATAGAACTGTATGAAACAGATTTTCATTTACCGGGTTTGATTGAAAGCGTGTGCGACAATATCCGCATCAGGGCAGAAAAAAAAGGACTTCTCCTTATAAATGAAAACCATCAGCTTCCTCTTTATGTTCATGCAGATGAAAAACGGCTGCGCCAGATCCTAATCAACCTGCTTGGAAATTCTGTTAAATTTACAGAAAAAGGAACAATAGCATTAAGAGTTAAAAAACAAGACAAGGGTGTCAGTTTTTCAGTTGAAGATACAGGTATAGGAATTAAAGAAGAAGATTTTCAGAAAATCTTTGATCCTTTCAAGCAGGCAGGAGAGCATAAATATCAGGCACAGGGAACAGGACTGGGACTTTCAATTACCCGGAACCTGGTAGAACTGATGGGCGGGAAAATAAAAATAAGCAGTCAGCCTGGTTTAGGCAGCACTTTCAGCTTTAAGCTCACCCTGCCTGAAGTACATATTGAAACAAAATGCCAGACTTCACAAGTACAAAAAATTATGGGTATAAAAGGAAAGTCCCCCAAAATTCTCATGATTGATGACGATCATTTTAACCGGTCGATTTTTAAGGACTTGCTTGCTCCTTTAGGATTTGAAATTATTGAAGCTGGACACGGCAGGGAAGGAATGGAAAAACTAAAAGAATTTAAACCAGATGTTATTATCACGGATATTATCATGCCTGAAATGAACGGGATAGAATTTATTCAGCATATCCGCCAGTCCAATGACCTGAAAAATACAGTCATCTTTGCAGTATCAGCAAGCGTTTACCAGGAGAATCAGAAAAACAGCATTAAAGCAGGTGCTGACATTTTTTTGTCCATACCAATAAAAGCGGATCATGTTCTGGAGCAGTTGCAGCATTTTCTGAGCCTGGAATGGAGATATGATAAAGGTGATGAAAATGTTATTGAAGAAATAGAAGAGGAATTTATCCTGCCATCTAAGAAAATTCTTAAAGATCTGAAATATCTTGCCCAAACTGGAGCTATCAGAAAATTAGAAAAACAGACTGAAAAACTGGCTCAGTCAGATAAAAAATTCAAACCCTTTGCAAACAGTCTGGAGCCGTTGATTAAGAATTTTATGGTTGAAGAAGTTGAGGTACTCATAGAAAAATATCTAAAATAA
- a CDS encoding formate--tetrahydrofolate ligase, giving the protein MAYDAVKMADWQISEEAEKNMPMPEAWIEKLGLEREELLPMGRLAKLDFLKIIDRMKDRPDGKYIEVTAITPTPLGEGKSTTSVGLMEGLGMRGVNVGGALRQPSGGPTMNVKGTAAGGGNSLLIPMTEFSLGLTGDINDIMNAHNLAMVAMTARMQHERNYNDEQLARLTGMPRLDIDPTRVEMGWIIDFCAQALRNIIIGIGGRTDGFTMQSKFGIAVGSECMAILAVAKDLADLKERLNNITVAFDKSGKPVTTGDLEVGNAMTAFMRNTINPTMMCTAEYQPCLVHAGPFANIAVGQSSIIADRVGLKLFDYHVTESGFAADIGFEKFWNVKCRFSGLKPHVSVLTSTIRALKMHGGGPKVVAGKALPEEYTKENLALVEKGCENMVHMINVIRKSGINPVVCINRFYTDTDAECAIVRKAAEAAGARCAESKHWEKGGEGALEFADAVMDACNEGNDFQFLYPLEMKLRDRVNKIATEVYGADGVDWSPEANAKAEMLENDPKYADFATMMVKTHLSLSHDPVIKGVPKGWRLPIRDVLIYSGAKFLCPCAGTISLMPGTSSNPAFRRIDVDTETGKVSGLF; this is encoded by the coding sequence ATGGCTTATGATGCAGTAAAAATGGCAGACTGGCAGATTTCAGAAGAAGCAGAAAAAAATATGCCTATGCCGGAAGCTTGGATTGAGAAGCTGGGACTTGAGAGAGAAGAACTTCTTCCTATGGGACGTCTGGCAAAACTTGATTTTCTCAAAATTATCGACCGCATGAAAGACAGGCCTGACGGAAAATACATTGAAGTTACAGCCATTACACCAACCCCTCTGGGTGAAGGTAAAAGTACCACATCTGTTGGTCTGATGGAAGGTCTTGGAATGCGCGGCGTTAATGTCGGCGGTGCCCTGCGCCAGCCTTCAGGCGGACCTACCATGAACGTTAAAGGTACAGCAGCAGGCGGCGGAAACTCACTGCTTATCCCCATGACCGAATTCTCCCTGGGGCTGACCGGTGATATTAATGACATTATGAATGCCCACAACCTGGCAATGGTAGCCATGACTGCCAGAATGCAGCATGAAAGAAATTATAATGACGAGCAGCTTGCAAGACTGACCGGCATGCCCCGCCTTGACATTGATCCTACCCGTGTTGAAATGGGCTGGATCATTGATTTCTGTGCCCAGGCTCTGAGAAACATTATTATTGGTATCGGCGGACGTACAGATGGTTTTACCATGCAGTCCAAATTCGGTATTGCCGTAGGTTCTGAATGTATGGCTATTTTGGCTGTTGCAAAGGACCTGGCAGACCTGAAAGAACGCCTGAACAATATTACTGTTGCATTTGACAAGAGCGGCAAACCTGTTACCACAGGCGATCTTGAAGTCGGCAATGCCATGACCGCTTTTATGAGAAACACCATTAACCCCACCATGATGTGTACTGCTGAATATCAGCCTTGTCTGGTTCATGCTGGGCCTTTTGCCAATATCGCTGTTGGTCAGTCTTCAATTATTGCTGACCGTGTGGGGCTGAAACTGTTTGATTATCATGTAACAGAATCAGGATTTGCAGCAGACATTGGATTTGAAAAATTCTGGAATGTAAAATGCCGTTTCAGCGGTCTGAAACCTCATGTTTCAGTTCTGACCTCAACCATCCGCGCCCTGAAGATGCACGGCGGAGGACCCAAGGTTGTTGCAGGTAAAGCTCTGCCTGAAGAATATACCAAAGAGAATCTGGCTCTTGTGGAAAAAGGCTGCGAGAACATGGTTCACATGATTAACGTAATCCGTAAATCTGGTATCAACCCTGTTGTATGTATCAACCGTTTTTACACTGATACAGATGCAGAATGTGCTATTGTCCGCAAAGCTGCTGAAGCTGCCGGCGCACGCTGTGCAGAGTCCAAACACTGGGAAAAAGGCGGCGAAGGTGCTCTGGAATTTGCTGATGCTGTTATGGATGCATGTAATGAAGGAAATGACTTCCAGTTCCTCTATCCTCTGGAAATGAAACTGCGCGACCGTGTGAATAAGATTGCAACAGAGGTTTATGGTGCTGACGGTGTTGACTGGTCTCCTGAAGCCAATGCTAAAGCTGAAATGCTGGAAAATGATCCTAAATATGCTGATTTTGCAACCATGATGGTAAAAACCCACCTGAGCCTGTCCCATGATCCTGTTATCAAGGGCGTGCCCAAGGGATGGCGTCTGCCTATCCGCGACGTTCTCATCTATTCTGGTGCAAAATTCCTGTGTCCATGTGCAGGAACCATCAGTCTTATGCCTGGAACAAGCTCCAACCCGGCATTCAGAAGAATTGACGTTGATACTGAAACCGGCAAGGTAAGCGGCCTGTTCTAA